AACTAGTTCAAGGGGGTATGTCTGTTTCCGAATACACCAATAAGTTCAAGCACCTCGTCAGATTCAATACCATGGCCACGAGTGAAGTATGGCAGTGTAGAAAGTTTGAAAACGGATTGCGGAGCGACTTGAAAGTATTGATATCCAGTTTGTGTATCCGAACGTTCCCTGCTATGGTTGAGAGGGCCAAGGTCTTGGAGAGGAACATGGCAGAAGCGGAACGTCAGAAGAGGTCGCAACAAGTGAGTAGAGGACCGATCGTGTCCAGAGGAGGAGCTGTACAGAGGAGACCTCCTTACACTCGTCCAAATCAGTCTTCTCAGACGAGCGGATCTCAAGCAATAGTTCCTGTCGGACAGTCTGGGCAGGGAGGTGTCGTTTGTTTCCGGTGTGGAGGGCCACATTATAGATCTTCATGCCCTCAGTTGGTGGGAGTCTAGCACTGTAATAGTTGTGGGAGAAACGGACATTCGAATCATGAGTGCAATATGAGTGGGCGTGCGGTGATGAGGCCACCCAATGCTGGAAGAAATCAGCCAAGAGGAGGACGAGCCCAAGCTAGTGGGCGAGTGTATGCTATAACGAGCGCTGAAGCAGCAAGCTCAGGTAATCTTATTGTTGGTGAATGCATGCTGTTTGGTAAATCCTGCTGTGctttgtatgattcgggggcaacgcactccttcatctcgaaggcgtgtgttgaaaaGCTGGGATTAGAAGTGAGCGAGATGCagtttgatctggtggtgtcgACCCCAGcagctggtgaggttaggacgtccactATGTGCGTTAAGTGTCCTATAGAAGTGGCGGGACGTAGGTTTAAAGTTAGCctcatctgcttacctcttcaaggtttggaggtgatcttaggaatggattggttggctgccaatcgcattcttattgattgtggagcgaAGGAGTTGATCTtccctggtgaagaagaagaagttctttcagtgacgctcggtcagctgaaAGAAGACGTTATGGAAGGCGCCAGCTGTTTCCTGATTATGACTCACGAGGATCAGGAATCCAGAGGAATGGTAGAAGAACGATCGTCCACTCGAAACGGTAATGGACGATCGGTTGTGGACGAGTTTGCGGACGTTTTTCCGGAAGAGATCCCTGGACTTCCCCCTCAGCGTGAAGTGGAGTTCACAATTGATTTGGTGACTACAGCGGCTCCCATCTCGGTTCAGCCATATAGGATGTCGCCTGCGGAGTTAGTTGAACTAAAGGAGCAGATTGAGGAATTGATAGAGAAGAAATTCATTAGGCCGAGCgtatcaccttggggagcgcccgtGCTGTTAGTaaggaagaaggatggcagctctcggttgTGTATTGACTACCGGCAATTaaataagctgaccatcaagaacaagtaccctTTGCCGAGAATAGATGACTTACTGGATCAATTACATGGGGCTGCTGTGTTCTCGAAGATTGATTTGAGAtccggatatcatcaaattaggGTTAAAGAAGATGACATCCAAAAGACCGCATTCAGGTCACGTTATGGGCATTATGAATATGTGGTGATGCCTTTTGGAGTAACGAACGCTCCAGCCGTGTTCATGGAGTACATGAACCGCATATTCAGGCCttatttggataagtttgtggtcgtcttcatagatgatattctcatctattcCAAGACCGAAGACGAGCATGAGGAGCACCTTAGACTTATACTTGGAGTGTTGCGGGAGAAAGAATTATATGCAaagttgtctaagtgtgaattttggatgaaggagaTTCAGTTTTTGGGTCATGTGGTGTCGGCTGGAGGCATCTCGGTGGATCCAGCGAAAGTGCGAGCGGTACTGGATTGGGAGAGTCCGCGTTCGGTCACGGAAGCACGTAGTTTTGTTGGACTGGCGGGCTACTACAGACGGTTCATTGAAGGttttgctaagatagtagcgCCGCTAACTCAGTTGACCCGTAAAGATCAGCCGTTCGTTTGGACCGATCGTTGTGAGGCCAGTTTTCAGGAGTTGAAGGTAAAGCTGACGAGCGCCCCAGTGCTGGTTATTCCGGACACGTCTAAACCGTTTGAAGTCTATTGCGACGCTTCTCATCAAGGTCTGGGTTGTGTTTTGATGCAAGAGAAGCGAGCGGTAGCGTATGCGTCTCGGCAGTTGAGGATTCACGAGAGGaattacccaacgcacgacctggagttggcagcggtcgtttttgcGCTGAAGATCTGGAGGCATTTCTCCacgttccaagtcttcagtgatcacaagagtctcaagtatctctttgatcagaaggagttgaatatgaggcaaaggaggtggcttgagttcttgAAGGATTATGATTTCGAGCTGCTCTATCATCCAGGAAAAGCAAACGTGGTAGCGGACGCTCTAAGCAAAAAAGTGGTGCATATGTCGCCTATGATGGTACGCGAGCTGAGCTTGGTGGAGAGTttcagagatctaaggttacagtttGAGTTAGAACCGAACAGCATCAAgtgctgtaaccttagaatatctaGCAATGTGTTCGACCGAATCTGGATGAAACAGCGAGAGGATGAAGAGCTAGTGAAGGTTTTAAGCGCACTCGGTACGGATCAGGCCAAACATTTCAACGCTGGAACTGATGGCATGTTACGTTACATGGGTCGGACGTGCATTCCcaatgatggcgagctgaagcgGATCATACTGGAGGAAGCGCATCATagccgtcttagcatacaccctggtatgactaagatgtatcaagacctccggaaatcgttttggtggcctggaatgaagggtgatgtcgctcgtttcgTGGCATCATGTCTAACCTGTCAACGAGCGAAGGCAGAATATCAAAGACCTGGCGGATTGCTTCAACAGTTGgaaattcccgaatggaagtgggatagcatatccatggatttcgtgactcatctaccacgCACGGTCAGAAATCATGATTCAATCTGGGTGATCGTGGATAGGCTAACAAAGAGCGCCCACTTCCTAGCTGTCAACTTAAAGATGTCGTTAGCCAACTTAGCTAAGTTGTATATCCAGGAGATCGTTCGTCTGCACGGAGTACCTTCGAGCATAATTTCCGATCGAGACACAAGGTTCACTTCGCGGTTTTGGCAGTCACTTCAAAGCGAGCTCGGTAGTAGGTTGCAAATGAGTTCAGCCTAccaccctcagacggacggccaGTCTGAACAAACCATCCAGACGCTCGAAGATTtgctgaggacgtgcgtcctagatcacttaggTGCTTGGGATGAAGTTCTGCCACTAGTGGAGTTCACGtataacaacagtttccaggcgagcattggaatggcaccgtttgaagcactctatgggaggaaatgccggacgccactttgttggttcaAGGAAGGAGAGAACGTGCTAACTGGACCTGAACTTATTCAGCAAACGACCGAGAAAGTCAAGCAAATCCAAGAGAGGTTGAAGACGTCTTTGAGCAGGCAGAAGTCGTACGCTGATAAAAGGAGAAGACCATTGGAGTTCGCTGCAGGAGATCATGTGTTCCTCCGACTCAATCCAGTCACTGGTGTAGGACGAGCCattcgtccaaagaagctgtcTCCCAAGTTCATTGGGCCTTACCAAATTTTGAGGAAGATCGGACCAGTAGCGTACGAGCTTGCGTTGCCACCCCAACTATCCAACCTTCACCCCGTTTTCCACGTCTCTCAACATCGAAAGTATATAACAAATCCGTCACACGTACTGGAGTTAGAAGACATTCAGCTACGTCCAGACCGAACGTTAGAACTGCATCCAGTCCGTGTTGAAGATAGCTGCACCAAGTACTACAAGGGCAAGGACGTTCGCTTGGTGAAAATGTTGTGGGACGCTAAGACGGGTGATTCAACGTGGGAAGTTGAGAGcgccatgaaggacttgtacCCTAATCTATTTCTGGGTGAGTTTctaattttcgaggtcgaaaatttttgtagatagGTGGAATGTGAGATCCCGGTAAATTAGAAGCGTAGTTAAGTGTCAAATCAGTATTTATTATGCTGCTGAATCACCTAGTTGCTTCCATGAATGCGCCGCGCCACACGTCCAATGCATTAATTGCGCGCTGCACGCTGCATGCATGAGCGCCACTTGTCACGATGGAAGTTTCTGAAGTCAGAGTGCGTGTGCAGGTGTTGGATCGGGAGACGTTCGTCCGCACGAACGTGGATTTGACAAAaagagttttcaaaaaaaacCCCTCCACTCACCTGtatcactcatcttcttcctcagaaccaaaaccttccattttctctaatctctctctagaaccagtagctcttctctcttctgtaactcatcttcttcttctccgattcACTTTCcagaaccgtaggaacgttcgtccagctgtgatcttccgtttggaccgaacagaatttggaGCGGAACTGGTAAGTCTTCCTTTCTAAGCGTCGTCTTttctggtttcatgcgaaccctagttttggttgcatgcatgggttctaGGTCTGAGTTATTTCGATTTCTGGCATCTTAGATTTACGTGGGAactgttgagcgaaacctggGTGTAAGACGTGGTTAGAGGGAACCCTAAAATCTTGCTTTTGgaagtacactgctatccaggtaagggaagcttacatatatttaaatttatacgtGTATGAGTGTATGAAAGCATGATGTGGGTCGTCTGTATGAAATTTCTGTATACGTGTTTTTCTGGATCTGCATGAACGAACCCTGTTGTGCTGTTATGAATGTTTGCTGATATGATTTCTGGGTTGTTGAACTGCATGCTGGTTGAAACGTATGAGTCATGGGAATTTGTAAGTAATTTATACAAATGTATAAACTCTGCAAGTGTTACTGCAATATGTCTTATCTTGGTCTTTGTTGGTGTAGTTGGGTATTTTGAATGTCATTCAAGCTATGGAGTTTGTTCCTGAGCTTGTTTATCCTTTGTATATTGCTGCTTCTGTAGATTGGTACATTATAGTTCCCATATTACCGAATTTATTTATAACACTTTCTTGTAACTTAGCTTTTGGTGTTTCATTTGTGGATGATCACAATCACATCTGTTTCTTGATCAATTAACTCAAGTGAAGAGCTTGTTATTAAGAGAGGCGAGGAAAATTTagagttgattttttttctagtatttCTGCTCTGTACGGTATTAGACAGAAATACTTTTTCTGCTTTTAGTTAAATTCATCTCTACGAGAGAAATTACAACATTACTGAATAAACTTTGTATTAAATCCACTTCAGGCAAATATACTTTTTTCTGTTATATGGCAGAATAGTATGCAAAGTTATAGTGTTGAAATATTACGTTGCTCAGAGCCCACTGGACTAGGTGGCCATGGCATTAGAGGTGGCCATGAAGTGACAAAGTAGAAAACTGGTTTGTTGTGTAAACATTTTCTTGATGTATAAATTGACTGTTCTCTTCCAGATCAGCTTTTGAGCTCTGGGTTGCATCTTAATTAGGCAAGATTTAACATATGCATGTTTCTATGGTAATTGATGTTAGTCTCATTAGTTGAACTCTCATTGCCTATGTATGATATGCAtgtttttctgtgtttttttaGGGAGAATCAGAATCTGGGAAGGCACCATGGCAAGGGATGTTATATTATACCCGTTTCATAcaattttatctctttttctcaCATCTATATAATGTTTTGCTTGCATAGTTGTTGAACATTATACTTGTTATATTATTCAAATACTTCGATTACTAAATAGTAATATACATGTTGATGAATCATGTCCATGGTGTTGGTGGCAGGTGAGGGAGAGGTGTAAAAAGGAATGGAAAATGTTCCAGAGTCGGTTGGCAAATGTAGAATATGCATATTACAAGGCCATGAGAGTAAATATGTTCAATTCAACTACTCCTTAACGACAGAACCTGACTTGTACACAACCATCACCATTGTTGAGTTCGATTTTacataatatatagttttttctttGAGTTTGGAAGTTACTTGCACTTGTAACTTAGAGTCCTAAACAACAGTTCAATGTGGGATTCCAGTGTTGAAAGTTAGAGTTAGATAATATAGGTAAATGAAACTTATTGTAAGTAGTGtatttgattatataatattctttGTTTTAGGAATCTTTGCTTGCAGGGAATAAGAAGGCAATACCGTTggctagtttttttttattagaaattttcAAGATACTGCCTCGGCTCAAAAgagaaccgaggccaaaagtccttaaaagaaaaaagggggCAAAatcttactgcctcggttattttTGAACCGAGGCCAAATCCTACTCCTTTTGCCTCGGTCCACAACCGAGGTAAAAAgggtagactttttgcctcgcctgtatatgtctcggttccaAAACCGCTGTCTAAAggcgaaaataaccgttgtctTTTCCCTTGACTGTACTAGTGCTTATTCTGTAAGATTAATATAGGatattgttgtttgaaattCTGAATTAGCTTGTGAATTTTCTTGAAACTGGGCTGCAGAACTGAAATGCTTGGTTGTCTGAATATGGTATGCTAAGAAGTGTTATTATGGATGAACGTGCATGTGTTAAAGTAAACTAAGTAATAAGGATGGTATGAACTGATATATGTGCGATTGAATTACTTTAGTTTGTATAAATTGTGAAACCTGAGATTACTATGCAGTAGTATAATTTTCAATCTGTTTTGATATGGGGATAAATGAGTTAAAGCTTAACAGTAAGTGATAATGCTGGTTTTTTATGTTCAGAATTGTGAATAATGGGGTATTGGATTTGGAGTAAATTTTGATGTATATTTATTGAAGTAAATAAAGTCGTGTGTGACGACGAGTGTTTATGGAATATAGTGGTTAAAGTGCTATGCTTAGATGTTGTAAGGTATGTTCTGGAAATTTGGGTTACGGGAGAGTGTAGTGCATGTTTAAAGATGTTGGTTTTTCCCATAATAGTGTAAGTGTGAGCATTAACTCTGATGTggaatgttttctttaatttggtGTTGTTAGTGACTGTTTCAAGGTGTTTTGAATGGGGTTAGTGCATACAAAATGTCCAAAATGTAGTTGAATGTTTGCAGTAATCATAAGTGCATTATAGTAGTAAGCTGTTGCAGTATGTTAGAGCTGAGCGCCACTTTATACCGCTGGGCGGTGGGCCGTTGGGCGTTGGAAAGGTCTCGCTGAGCGAGACCTGGGTGTTTTAGCTTCGTCTTTTCATGCATTGTTTGCTGTggttaatatatttatgaacGGTTGTTAGTTGCTTGGGTTTGTACGTATGAGTATGATGTGAACATGTGAACGTGGTTCTAATTTGGTGTATCTTGTTTAAAAGGTCTTGTAACATTAAAGATACTCGTTATATGAAGGATTATGGCTATGTGCATAATATTTGAGAATGGTGAATGTTGTAACTCAAATGATTGGTGATAGTTGATGTGTTAAATGAATGTTTGGTTGATGTGATATTAAACCTCATAGTTTAGTCAATAAAAGTGAATTGACTACGTTAAAGTGTAGATAGTGAGAGGTGAGATAAATAGAAAGTTGTTCTTGATGTGTTCAAGAATATGAAGTGGTCTAGGATGAGTTTCCCTTTATATCAGGGTCTATTTCTCCTGTGTGTTGGGAAGGAGCACTCTTAGATTGTGTGAGGTAGTAAGAGTGGGTTTGAGTATCGTACTCTTTAGTCTGTGTGATCGTTAACGAGAGGAAAGTTATTGGCTCTTTAAGAAGAACAAGTTCTTAACTGTGTGTGTAGGACTACTCAACCGCCTTGTAGGAATGTTGGTATGTGTGACCTTAGTCTGTGTGACAAGAGATCACTGTGAGAAGTCTGTGTGACTTTAGTCTGTGTGACAAGAGATTGATGAGAGTATATGTCCTATGACTTTAGACCTTTGAGTGACATCTATGTGATACGATACAAGGTAAGATGTTATCACTAAGATAAAAGTAGAGTGAATGTGGTTCTAATTTGGTGCATCTTGTTTAAAAGGTCTTGTAACATTAAAGATACTCGTTATATGAAGGATTATGGCTATGTGCATAATATTTGAGAATGGTGAATGTTGTAACTCAGATGATTGGTGATAGTTGATGTGTTAAATGAATGTTTGGTTGATGTGATATTAAACCTCATAGTTTAGTCAATAGAAGTGAATTGGCTACGTTAAAGTGTAGATAGTGAGAGGTGAGATAAATAGAAAGTTGTTCTTGATGTGTTCAAGAATATGAAGTGGTCTAGGATGAGTTTTCCTTTATATCAGGGTCTATTTCTCCTGTGTGTTGGGAAGGAGCACTCTTCAGATTGTGTGAGGTAGTAAGAATGGATTTGAGTATCGTACTCTCTAGTCTCTCTAGTCTGTGTGATCGTTAGTGAGAGGAAAGTTGTTGGCTCTTTAAGAGGAACAAGTTCTTAACTGTGTGTAGGACTACTTAACCGCCTTGTAGGAATGTTGGTCTATGTGACCTTAGTCTGTGTGACAAGAGATCATTGTGAGAAGTCTGTGTGACTTTAGTTTGTGTGACAAGAGATTGATGAGAAGATATGTCTTTGTGACTTTAGACCTTTGAGTGACATTTATGTGATATGATACAGGGTGAGATGTTATCACTGAGATAAAGGTAGAGTGATTGGgttattgttatatttgttttgatgatggtattgttgttattattgtgtttgattttttaGCTCACCTATGtttttttgtatgtttattGCGATGATCGTATGACATTTGTATTGTACGGAAGCATACAAGAATACATGATATGGAATAGATGACACGAGAGAGATGTGCCTTGGTGGAGCTTAAACATTCATCTGAattttatgaaagaaatttctttaaaagtttaatttgatgttttaatCTATTGGATGTATGAATACTTGAGTTTTAAAGTTGTAATAAAGTTTAGTTCTTTTGGATTTGTTAACTTTGtctttataaaatttttgaCTTTGATGTGCTTAAGTGACTCGTAGTTTGAACGTTACAGTTTGTTTCTCTCTCCTATTACTATTCCTTTGAATGAGGTTAAGAAAGAGGCCCCTCTCATGTTATGTTATCTCGTGTCTATAGGTTTGCTTCTCGTGTTGATGCTGATTCCTATTGATGAAAATAGCAAATTCGGTCGAAAATTATCCAGGTACTTGTTTctgtttataatatgaaaatttgatatcAAAAGTCGTGATTAAGTTAGTATAAgcttttgtattttctttttcttattgtgACACTGGGCTTGAATCCCTTGCTTTTCTGGTCGAATAAAATGTTtcctttttcagaaaaaaatggTACAAACATTTTGTTCTGAAAAAACAGTACTCTTCTGACACGACATACAGACATCAGACTTTCCGGTCAGGTGGATCCAAGTGGAACACAGTCCGGGTCCTACACATACCAATATCATACACAAGCAGTTGATATGTGTTTTCAATCCACGACTacaaatgcaaagaaaattagGGAAGTTAGTGGTGAACGATTCTCCGAAGAGACTACAAATAGTTGTGGAAGAGAAGCTGATATCCCTGTTAAGGTCATGCGAAACGTGCACGCGGCTGCACCAGATTCAAGCCCAAATAGTCACCCATGGACTACAAAGCAATGATTACGTCACCCCTAGTTTCATCACGGCGTGCGCGCGTCTCGGTAGAATGGGTCACGCTGGAAGAGTGTTTAACACAATTGCGCAACCAAACGGCGCCATGTGGAATGCCATGTTCCGAGGCTTTGCCCTATTGGAGTGTCCCTTTGAAGTTGTCGTTTTGTTCGCGCAAATGCATCGCGCTAGTGCTTCGCCGAACTGCTTCACTTTCCCATTGGTGATGAAGTCGTGTGCTCAGGCGAACGCGGTTAGAGAAGGAGAGCAGGTTCATTGCGTGGTGGCCAAACGTGGTTTTAAGTCGAACGCGTTTGTGGGAACCGCGTTGATTCACATGTACTCCGTGAGAGGAGAGGTGTTCATCGGGGATGCTTACAAGGTGTTCGGCGAAATGCGCGAGAAGAATGTCTTCGCTTGGACTGCGATCATCGTTGCTCATGTGGCGTGTCGTGACATGGCTTCCGCAAGGCGTCTTTTTGACCTGGCGCCACAGCGTGACGTTGTGCTGTGGAATGTCGTCGTTTCGGGATACATCGAATTGGGGGACATGGTAGCCGCGAGAGcgctgtttgataaaatgccgaACCGCGATGTGATGTCATGGAACACCGTTTTGAACGGTTACGCCTATAACGGTGAGGTGGAATCGTTCGAGAagctgtttgatgaaatgcctgaGAGGAATGTTTATTCTTGGAACGGGTTAATTGGAGGGTATGCTCGGAATGGGCTCTTTAACAAAGTTTTGGAGTCTTTTAAACGGATGTTGATGTTACCAAAACAAGAAGGGGAAGGTGGTGATGTTGTGGTCATTCCCAATGATTACACAGTTGTGGTAGTGTTGTCCGCATGTTCCAGATTGGGGGACCTTGAGATGGGTAAGTGGGTGCATATTTATGCAGAGAGTATTGGGTATAAGGGCAACTTGTTTGTTGGAAATGCTTTGATTGACATGTATGCAAAATGTGGGGTTATAGAGAAAGCACTTGATATGTTTAATTGGTTGGATGTGAAGGATATAAtaacttggaacaccataattaATGGCCTTGCCATGCACGGTCATGCAGTTGATGCTTTAAGTTTGTTTGAGCGGATGAAGAGCATGGGAGAGAAGCCAGATGGTGTTACATTTGTTGGGATTTTGTCTGCTTGTACGCATATGGGGTTAGTGAGAGATGGGTTTCTGCATTTCCAATCGATGGTTGATAATTACTCAATTGTGCCTCAGATTAAGCATTATGGTTGTATGGTGGATTTGTTGGGAAGAGCTGGTCTTATAGATCAGGCTATGGATTTCGTGAGAAAGATTCCAATAAAACCGGATGCGGTTATATGGGCAGCACTGCTTGGGGCTTGTCGGATGTATAAGAATGTGGAAATAGCAGAAGTGGCACTTGAGCAACTCATTGAACTTGAACCCAACAACCCTGCAAACTTTGTCATGCTTTCGAACATATACAAGGATCTTGGAAGATGGGAGGATGTTGCCCGGTTGAAGATTGCAACGAGAGATACCGGGTTCAAGAAATTACCGGGATGTAGTGTTATTGGGTGCAATGATAGTGTGGTAGAATTCTATTCCTTGGATGAGAGACATCCTGAGACAGAGAGTATATATCGGACATTGAAGGGATTGACGACTCTGTTAAGATTGAATGGATACGTCCCAAATCTTGTGGATGTTGCTCATGGAAACTGAACGAGTAGGGAGGTATCTTGATGATACCCAAATCTTCATTAACTGGCTCAGCCGCTCAGCATTTGAAAGACCCAATCAGTTCTATAGACATCAATTCTTCAAATTCTGGGTCTGTTTTGAAACAGTGGAACAGCTACATGGTAAAATCACATAGTTTTTCATCCTGCAGCTGCTTGTTGTCAAACTCAGTTATTGTCAAATTCTTGGTTGGTTGATTGATTCTCCTCACGCTTCTCGTCCTCTCTCAGCCAAGCACTCTTGTTCGTTTCTCTCCCCTATTGCTCTTCCCTTGAATGAGGTTAAGAAAGAGGCCCCTCTCATGTTATGTTATCTCAGGCTTATATTTGCTTCTCGTGTTGATGCTGATTCCTATTGATCAAAATAGAAAATTCGGTCAAAAATTATCCAGGTACTTGTTTATAGCATGaaaatttgatgtaaaaaaCGGTGATTAAGTTATTATAAgcttttgtattttctttttcttcttgtgaCACTGGGTTTGAATCCCTTGCTTTTCTGGTAGAATAAAATGTAtcttttttcagaaaaaaaaattgggtgCATTTCAGGTACATACGCAAGCACGTTTGCAGTGAATTTCCCGTCATTCTTCATGTGGAAGATATGAAGGCCTTTCATCCCAATCGTGCTTATGGTTTGCCCCTTACTCTTAACTCAAGTTTGACTTCTGAATATTTTTCTTAGATGAAAGTGTATCTTTGTTCTCTCTTGCAATTTTGTTGCCTTCTAATGGAGATTGtttactagtgataatgataCTAACACGACCAAAATAGTTTATGTAGTGGACAAACTTCACCTCACAAGCCAATTTTTGAGTTTGAGTTACGTCCCAGTACTGTTATCAGATCATTCATAGTGTTCTATTATAAGTGGGAAACAACCTTTTGACATAAATACACACATATTtatgtattgtttttttttgtctaaaatTGGTTAGATATTTTAAACAGATTCTTTTTTGGGTAAGTTTGTTCTGTGGTTTTTATACAATGAAAAAGGGTGATTGGAAAAGTGAAGGATTGGATTTAGGAACGTTGAGCAGGAGATTGCCTTACCCTTTACTTGGTTGCTTCATTCATAATGGTAGGCGGCGATTGCTGGAAAAGTGTAACTTATAACCTAAAATGGTTGAAGGAGACCATTCTAAGGTTTGacataaataatatgtttttaatttagaaattgcAATTAGAAATATCTACTTTCGGTGTCCATTCTAAGGTTTGacataaataatatgtttttaatttagaaattgcAATTAGAAATATCTACTTTCGGTGTCGCTGATGCGCTTGCTGGTATGAGAGCTCATCAGAAGATGGCTGAGTTTTTTATTCCACCACCTGAAAGCTTCGGATTCTTGCTTAGGGGATCAAGCTTCTTATAGCTAGCTTTGTTGCTTTCTGTTCTGTCTTTTTCCTTTCCCTTTGTACCAAGAAAAAAACTAGCTAGTTTGAGGAGTGGATAGGCGACGTGATAGTGCTGATATTGTTCTAAACAGATTTATGCAAGTATTCATTtcgaaattaaataattattcatttagAGAATGAACGTTGCATAAATAAGACGAAGTGTCCTGAATGAACCAATTTATTTCTTATCCTTTGGCAGAGCTAGATCTGAAACATCATAGCAAGTTTTAAGCTATTATATCTCTCTACGGTGATGATTTCTAAGTTATCTGtgttttattattagtagtTCATCAATATTAACTATAGCATGCCTCTTCATGCAGTTTTGGGCTATGACCCACATTCAGTTTTGCCAATTGGAGTTGTTTCATTAGCTGACAACACAGGTTTTATGCCTCTTCCCAAAATAAAAGTTCTTGCTAGCAGTGCGGTAAGATTTTTATATACCCTGTTTTGTAAGAAGGTTATTGaggatataatttaaaaaatttcttatcaCACTTAATAAATAGGTTTTTTACACACCTTTTTTGCGACACATATGGACTTCGTTGGGTTTGACTCCAGTGACAAGGAAAAGGTTTACCTCTCTGTTGGATGCTGGCTACAGTTGTATCTTAATACCTGGTGGAGTTCAAGAAACATTTCTCATGGAGCATGGTTCTGAGGTACattgtttttctctcttcctctttagtatatatttttatatttttatctttttcggtaactgaaaatgtttattcttttagatATAGTATTATAACTGATGTCAAATTGGAGTAATATGTTGGTACAGGCATTTTCTCTTGCTATGCAAGCACTTGGGCTGCATTGCCATTTGAATGGTCCATGTTTGATAGTCTTAACTAGCACTTTAGTTTCTTCCCCCTCTGATATTTCATGTCTAATATTGATGGAAAGGTGGGAAAATTACATTCTCTTGat
This Vigna angularis cultivar LongXiaoDou No.4 chromosome 4, ASM1680809v1, whole genome shotgun sequence DNA region includes the following protein-coding sequences:
- the LOC108332074 gene encoding pentatricopeptide repeat-containing protein At3g29230-like; its protein translation is MQRKLGKLVVNDSPKRLQIVVEEKLISLLRSCETCTRLHQIQAQIVTHGLQSNDYVTPSFITACARLGRMGHAGRVFNTIAQPNGAMWNAMFRGFALLECPFEVVVLFAQMHRASASPNCFTFPLVMKSCAQANAVREGEQVHCVVAKRGFKSNAFVGTALIHMYSVRGEVFIGDAYKVFGEMREKNVFAWTAIIVAHVACRDMASARRLFDLAPQRDVVLWNVVVSGYIELGDMVAARALFDKMPNRDVMSWNTVLNGYAYNGEVESFEKLFDEMPERNVYSWNGLIGGYARNGLFNKVLESFKRMLMLPKQEGEGGDVVVIPNDYTVVVVLSACSRLGDLEMGKWVHIYAESIGYKGNLFVGNALIDMYAKCGVIEKALDMFNWLDVKDIITWNTIINGLAMHGHAVDALSLFERMKSMGEKPDGVTFVGILSACTHMGLVRDGFLHFQSMVDNYSIVPQIKHYGCMVDLLGRAGLIDQAMDFVRKIPIKPDAVIWAALLGACRMYKNVEIAEVALEQLIELEPNNPANFVMLSNIYKDLGRWEDVARLKIATRDTGFKKLPGCSVIGCNDSVVEFYSLDERHPETESIYRTLKGLTTLLRLNGYVPNLVDVAHGN